From a single Myxocyprinus asiaticus isolate MX2 ecotype Aquarium Trade chromosome 47, UBuf_Myxa_2, whole genome shotgun sequence genomic region:
- the tulp4a gene encoding tubby-related protein 4a isoform X1, with amino-acid sequence MFATVEHGPVLCSDSNILCLSWKGRVPRSEKEKPVCRKRYYEEGWLATGNGRGVVGVTFTSSHCRRDRTTPQRINFNLRGHNSEVVLVRWNEPFQKLATCDTDGGIFVWIQYEGRWSVELVNDRGAQVSDFTWSHDGTQALISYRDGFVLVGSVSGQRHWSSEINLESQITCGIWTPDDQQVLFGTADGQVIVMDSHGRMLAHILLHEAEGIVSMAWNYPSFLMEDSSESDTDSDDYAPLQVHSLKPLLTVCFTSGDISLMSNYDDLSPTLIRTGLKDVVVQWCSQGDLLAVAGMERLGVTPDPAVAQATQNAIVKFYNVSGEHIYSLETPAQRPISTLCWGHRDSRLFLACGPALYVVRVEHRVTSLQLLCQQVIASAVHEEKDVAKLNMPSRLSTYVSSAFAPTIKPPIPDPNNMRDFVSYPTSGNERLHCTMKRTEDNPEVGGPCYTLYLEYLGGLVPILKGRRISKLRPEFVIMDPKTDGKTDEVYGNSFIPSMIDSCNCSDSSDIELNDDWVGKKSPKISRGSKSPKLPRDLVCPFTNRINIDPRKSPKLSRTTQEISRSPRLPIRKPSISSPSLTRREFPLDDITQHNYLAQVTSNIWGTKFKIVGLTAFLPTNLGAVIYKTSLLHLQPRQMTIYLPEVRKISVDYINLPVFSPNVFSEDEDDLPVTGASGITDDNPPCTVNIPIAPIHSPAQAMSPTQSIGLVQSLLANQNVHLDVLSNPTSTMAPPGVADQGQQDTVLTTQYTVPARYSSPGQVIFGGLEVGRLLVPQHPTSQQQQQQQQSQQQQQQQQQSQHQQHQQQLQQHLQQQLQQYQLQQQQMLQHQQMQQQQHMQHQIQQMQQQQQMQQQLQHQIQQQHLQMQLQLQLQQQHQHMQQQLQQQHQMQIPVPPLPSGQPSCPFIQSTIPVPPPTGENSTEQGEHELLLKIKTNRSAPQLAEGDAVVFTAPLELSKMNPPPPYPGTVAAAVAAAAAVPAASSASSTSGAAGGSFSIPPSGEVCIKKGDLTMYPPGVQVAQYPTPLGYERITTFDSSGNVEEVCRPRTRLVCNQNVYTLQGPGSSATLRVSTSSSTAEGKVQLPYASATLNRLTVPRYSIPSGDPPPYPDTANQAAAGRSPGQRLDSSLIHATMRRNSREAALKVSQMLDPQRTLPSKAKASTLSASYQQRGPTDLYTCSQCSSNSGVSGGATSSGSNGIAGGTIIRQDFPPTGGCAPHSTVIVHSNSASPLPSQSSYNLLSIDGSSGVTSGGGIRERADYINSAFTEDEALNQSLRQMALNTEVMSLTVKRPPPYQWDPSASEEIWVPQERTVTLSTSGPPASHKPPSLILSPAQHLEVSHLSFVFSPKSPTSPNATTFQTPGAYQIALPYPPSAAYSGPHLQPVQASPRPSSPKEVVAPLSFSQQDQAIVLPPGFPPNLPNLACCPLPPMYPGLASCSSLPVTSIPLHPWGTYNPCPPMPSPSGPAPTLPPKASHMLDKTVLSPPPQLPPLPSPPPDPQSVVSPPEANAEAGEGFQEVLSLNESPVPQRADRFGKKNRKRLDNSRADEANVPAITEGGNKSKKDGRALGDFNSLISSPRLGGRDKKKPKGQKEQLKAKKLSKATTNEFQDSSESEPELFISGDELMNQSQSSKKSWKAKRNLRAGGCDLDEIKSRKAHEKEDRGLGSQGFVYIMANKQPLWNEATQVYQLDFGGRVTQESAKNFQIELEGRQVMQFGRIDGNAYILDFQYPFSAVQAFAVALANVTQRLK; translated from the exons ATGTTTGCGACGGTGGAACATGGCCCCGTCCTGTGCAGCGACTCCAACATCCTGTGCCTGTCGTGGAAAGGTCGAGTGCCCAGGAGCGAGAAGGAGAAGCCCGTCTGCAGGAAGCGATACTATGAGGAGGGGTGGCTGGCCACGGGGAACGGCAGAGGGGTCGTAGGGGTGACGTTCACCTCCAGCCACTGCCGGAGAGACAGAACCACCCCGCAACGCATCAACTTCAACCTGAGAGGACACAATAGTGAG GTGGTGTTAGTGAGGTGGAATGAACCCTTTCAGAAGCTCGCCACATGTGACACAGATGGTGGGATCTTCGTTTGGATCCAGTACGAGGGCCGCTGGTCTGTAGAGCTGGTCAATGATCGAGGTGCTCAG GTGAGTGACTTCACGTGGTCTCATGATGGGACTCAGGCTCTGATCTCGTACCGTGATGGTTTCGTTTTGGTGGGGTCGGTAAGCGGTCAGCGCCACTGGTCTTCTGAAATCAACCTGGAGAGTCAGATCACCTGTGGCATATGGACCCCCGACGACCAGCAG GTGTTGTTTGGCACAGCAGACGGTCAGGTGATCGTCATGGACTCTCACGGGCGGATGTTGGCTCATATTCTGCTTCATGAGGCAGAAGGTATTGTCAGCATGGCCTGGAATTATCCCAGCTTTCTGATGGAGGACAGCAGTGAGAGCGACACCGACTCGGACGATTATGCACCGCTGCAAG TGCACAGCCTGAAGCCGCTGTTGACTGTCTGCTTCACATCTGGAGACATCAGTCTGATGAGCAACTATGATGACCTGTCCCCGACACTAATACGCACTGGCCTCAAAG ATGTGGTCGTGCAGTGGTGCTCTCAGGGTGACCTGCTGGCTGTTGCTGGGATGGAGAGACTTGGGGTGACCCCTGACCCTGCTGTTGCTCAAGCAACCCAAAATGCCATTGTTAAGTTTTACAATGTCAGTGGTGAACACATTTACTCACTGGAAACACCTGCTCAG AGACCGATAAGTACGCTGTGCTGGGGCCATCGGGATTCTCGTCTTTTCCTCGCTTGCGGCCCAGCTTTGTACGTGGTTCGTGTGGAACACAGGGTGACCAGTCTGCAGCTGCTGTGTCAGCAGGTCATCGCAAGTGCAGTTCATGAGGAGAAGGATGTAGCCAAGCTGAACATGCCCTCGCGCTTAAGCACATACGTGTCCTCTGCCTTCGCTCCAACCATAAAG CCCCCCATCCCAGATCCCAACAACATGCGAGACTTTGTTAGTTACCCGACATCAGGTAATGAACGTCTACACTGCACTATGAAGCGCACTGAGGATAACCCTGAGGTTGGCGGTCCGTGCTACACCTTGTACCTGGAGTATTTGGGGGGGCTTGTCCCTATTCTGAAAGGCCGCAGGATTAGCAAGCTCCGCCCTGAATTTGTCATCATGGACCCAAAGACTGATGGGAAAACGG ATGAAGTTTATGGGAACAGCTTCATTCCTTCCATGATTGACAGCTGCAATTGTTCAGATTCTAGTGACATTGAGCTGAATGATGATTGGGTGGGAAAGAAATCACCAAAGATTTCCAGAGGGAGCAAGTCTCCCAAACTTCCCAG AGACTTAGTGTGTCCCTTTACCAACAGGATAAATATAGATCCCCGTAAGTCCCCCAAGCTCTCCCGCACCACACAGGAAATATCCCGATCACCACGGTTACCCATTCGCAAACCCTCCATCAGCTCTCCAAGTCTGACTCGCCGAGAGTTCCCTCTAGATGACATCACACAG CACAATTATCTTGCGCAAGTTACGTCCAACATATGGGGAACAAAGTTCAAAATAGTAGGACTAACAGCATTTTTGCCAACAAATCTTGGTGCAG TTATCTACAAGACAAGTCTGCTTCACCTCCAGCCTAGACAGATGACCATCTACCTCCCTGAGGTGAGGAAGATCTCTGTGGACTACATAAACCTACCTGTGTTCAGTCCTAACGTCTTCAGTGAGGATGAGGATGATCTGCCTGTCACAGGAGCATCAGGAATCACTGATGATAATCCACCTTGCACTGTCAACATACCAATTGCCCCCATACACAGTCCTGCCCAAGCCATGTCTCCAACCCAAAGCATTGGCCTGGTCCAATCCCTACTAGCCAATCAAAATGTCCATTTGGATGTATTGTCTAATCCAACATCCACGATGGCACCACCTGGGGTGGCTGACCAAGGACAACAGGACACTGTGCTCACTACACAGTACACTGTTCCTGCCAGGTACTCTAGCCCTGGCCAGGTGATCTTTGGAGGTTTGGAAGTTGGACGGCTTTTAGTTCCCCAGCATCCAACGtcccaacaacaacagcagcaacagcaatctcaacaacagcagcagcagcaacagcaatcACAGCATCAGCAACATCAACAACAGCTGCAACAACATCTCCAGCAACAGCTTCAACAATATCAGCTTCAACAGCAACAGATGTTGCAACATCAGCAGATGCAGCAGCAGCAACACATGCAGCACCAGATCCAACAGATGCAGCAACAACAGCAAATGCAACAGCAACTTCAGCATCAAATCCAACAGCAGCATCTACAAATGCAACTGCAGCTACAGCTACAGCAACAGCACCAGCACATGCAGCAGCAGTTGCAACAGCAGCATCAGATGCAAATCCCTGTTCCACCTTTGCCCTCAGGTCAACCATCATGCCCCTTCATTCAGAGCACAATACCAGTTCCTCCTCCTACAGGAGAGAACAGTACAGAACAAGGGGAGCATGAGCTCCTGCTTAAGATCAAGACTAATCGTTCTGCCCCACAATTGGCTGAGGGTGATGCTGTAGTTTTCACTGCTCCCCTTGAGTTAAGCAAAATGAACCCTCCCCCTCCCTACCCTGGCACAGTTGCCGCTGCAGTGGCAGCTGCAGCTGCAGTCCCAGCAGCTTCCTCTGCAAGTTCCACCTCTGGAGCAGCCGGGGGAAGCTTTAGCATACCACCCTCAGGGGAAGTTTGTATAAAGAAAGGGGATCTGACCATGTATCCACCGGGTGTACAGGTGGCTCAGTACCCAACACCGCTGGGCTATGAACGCATCACCACCTTTGACAGTAGTGGTAATGTGGAGGAGGTGTGCCGTCCCCGTACGCGACTTGTTTGCAACCAGAATGTTTACACACTGCAAGGCCCAGGAAGCTCTGCCACCCTCAGGGTCTCAACATCTTCCTCTACTGCAGAGGGGAAGGTGCAGCTGCCCTATGCCTCAGCCACATTGAACCGTCTCACTGTGCCAAGGTACTCTATACCCAGTGGGGACCCACCCCCTTACCCTGACACAGCCAATCAGGCTGCAGCAGGGCGGAGCCCTGGGCAGAGACTCGACAGCAGCCTGATTCATGCTACCATGAGGCGGAACAGTCGAGAAGCTGCGCTGAAGGTTTCTCAGATGCTGGATCCCCAGAGGACACTCCCCTCAAAGGCCAAAGCCAGTACTTTGTCTGCTTCCTACCAGCAGAGAGGGCCAACAGATCTTTATACATGCAGCCAGTGCAGTAGTAACAGTGGTGTTAGTGGTGGGGCCACTAGCAGTGGAAGTAACGGAATAGCTGGTGGTACAATCATTAGGCAAGATTTCCCACCAACTGGGGGTTGTGCACCTCACAGCACAGTTATAGTGCACTCTAACAGTGCCTCGCCTCTGCCTTCCCAATCCTCCTATAATCTGCTCAGTATAGATGGCAGCAGTGGGGTAACTAGTGGAGGTGGAATCAGGGAAAGGGCTGACTATATCAACTCTGCCTTTACAGAGGATGAGGCTCTCAATCAGTCTCTGAGGCAAATGGCTCTTAATACAGAGGTAATGAGTTTGACAGTCAAACGGCCACCGCCGTATCAATGGGATCCATCTGCTTCTGAAGAGATTTGGGTTCCTCAAGAGCGTACAGTGACTCTGTCCACCTCTGGACCTCCTGCATCCCACAAACCTCCCTCACTCATCCTTAGCCCTGCACAACATCTGGAAGTTTCCCATCTTTCATTTGTCTTCTCTCCTAAATCTCCAACAAGTCCTAATGCCACAACATTCCAAACACCAGGAGCTTATCAGATTGCTCTGCCCTACCCACCAAGTGCAGCGTACAGTGGTCCACACCTTCAGCCCGTACAAGCATCTCCACGTCCCTCCTCGCCCAAAGAAGTGGTTGCTCCACTTTCCTTTTCCCAGCAAGACCAGGCAATAGTCTTGCCACCTGGTTTTCCACCCAATTTGCCCAACCTTGCTTGCTGCCCCCTCCCACCAATGTACCCTGGGCTAGCTTCTTGTTCCAGTCTCCCTGTGACTTCGATTCCTCTTCATCCATGGGGAACTTACAATCCCTGTCCACCCATGCCAAGCCCCTCAGGCCCTGCCCCGACCCTTCCACCAAAGGCCTCCCACATGCTAGATAAGACTGTTCTCTCTCCTCCCCCTCAACTACCCCCTCTGCCTTCACCCCCACCAGATCCCCAGAGTGTAGTCAGTCCTCCAGAGGCCAACGCTGAGGCTGGGGAGGGCTTTCAAGAGGTGCTTTCACTGAACGAAAGCCCAGTTCCCCAACGAGCAGACAGGTTTGGCAAGAAGAACCGAAAGCGGTTGGACAACAGTAGAGCAGATGAAGCCAATGTTCCAGCAATCACAGAGGGAGGCAATAAGTCCAAAAAAGACGGCCGTGCCCTTGGCGACTTCAACTCCCTCATCTCCAGTCCAAGATTGGGTGGACGAGACAAGAAGAAACCTAAAGGCCAGAAAGAGCAGCTGAAAGCCAAAAAGCTAAGCAAGGCCACAACGAACGAGTTCCAGGACAGCTCAGAGAGTGAGCCAGAGCTCTTCATCAGTGGAGATGAGCTGATGAACCAGAGCCAGAGCAGTAAAAAGAGCTGGAAGGCAAAAAGGAACTTACGAGCTGGAGGTTGCGATCTAGACGAAATCAAAAGTCGAAAGGCTCATGAGAAAGAGGACCGTGGCCTCGGCAGCCAGGGCTTTGTCTACATTATGGCCAACAAACAGCCTCTTTGGAATGAAGCCACTCAGGTCTACCAGCTGGACTTTGGAGGGAGAGTCACGCAGGAATCAGCAAAGAACTTCCAGATTGAGCTTGAGGGGAGACAG GTGATGCAGTTTGGAAGGATTGATGGGAATGCATACATCCTGGACTTTCAGTACCCCTTCTCAGCTGTGCAAGCTTTTGCTGTAGCACTTGCTAATGTCACCCAGCGCCTCAAGTGA
- the tulp4a gene encoding tubby-related protein 4a isoform X2, translating into MFATVEHGPVLCSDSNILCLSWKGRVPRSEKEKPVCRKRYYEEGWLATGNGRGVVGVTFTSSHCRRDRTTPQRINFNLRGHNSEVVLVRWNEPFQKLATCDTDGGIFVWIQYEGRWSVELVNDRGAQVSDFTWSHDGTQALISYRDGFVLVGSVSGQRHWSSEINLESQITCGIWTPDDQQVLFGTADGQVIVMDSHGRMLAHILLHEAEGIVSMAWNYPSFLMEDSSESDTDSDDYAPLQVHSLKPLLTVCFTSGDISLMSNYDDLSPTLIRTGLKDVVVQWCSQGDLLAVAGMERLGVTPDPAVAQATQNAIVKFYNVSGEHIYSLETPAQRPISTLCWGHRDSRLFLACGPALYVVRVEHRVTSLQLLCQQVIASAVHEEKDVAKLNMPSRLSTYVSSAFAPTIKPPIPDPNNMRDFVSYPTSGNERLHCTMKRTEDNPEVGGPCYTLYLEYLGGLVPILKGRRISKLRPEFVIMDPKTDGKTDEVYGNSFIPSMIDSCNCSDSSDIELNDDWVGKKSPKISRGSKSPKLPRINIDPRKSPKLSRTTQEISRSPRLPIRKPSISSPSLTRREFPLDDITQHNYLAQVTSNIWGTKFKIVGLTAFLPTNLGAVIYKTSLLHLQPRQMTIYLPEVRKISVDYINLPVFSPNVFSEDEDDLPVTGASGITDDNPPCTVNIPIAPIHSPAQAMSPTQSIGLVQSLLANQNVHLDVLSNPTSTMAPPGVADQGQQDTVLTTQYTVPARYSSPGQVIFGGLEVGRLLVPQHPTSQQQQQQQQSQQQQQQQQQSQHQQHQQQLQQHLQQQLQQYQLQQQQMLQHQQMQQQQHMQHQIQQMQQQQQMQQQLQHQIQQQHLQMQLQLQLQQQHQHMQQQLQQQHQMQIPVPPLPSGQPSCPFIQSTIPVPPPTGENSTEQGEHELLLKIKTNRSAPQLAEGDAVVFTAPLELSKMNPPPPYPGTVAAAVAAAAAVPAASSASSTSGAAGGSFSIPPSGEVCIKKGDLTMYPPGVQVAQYPTPLGYERITTFDSSGNVEEVCRPRTRLVCNQNVYTLQGPGSSATLRVSTSSSTAEGKVQLPYASATLNRLTVPRYSIPSGDPPPYPDTANQAAAGRSPGQRLDSSLIHATMRRNSREAALKVSQMLDPQRTLPSKAKASTLSASYQQRGPTDLYTCSQCSSNSGVSGGATSSGSNGIAGGTIIRQDFPPTGGCAPHSTVIVHSNSASPLPSQSSYNLLSIDGSSGVTSGGGIRERADYINSAFTEDEALNQSLRQMALNTEVMSLTVKRPPPYQWDPSASEEIWVPQERTVTLSTSGPPASHKPPSLILSPAQHLEVSHLSFVFSPKSPTSPNATTFQTPGAYQIALPYPPSAAYSGPHLQPVQASPRPSSPKEVVAPLSFSQQDQAIVLPPGFPPNLPNLACCPLPPMYPGLASCSSLPVTSIPLHPWGTYNPCPPMPSPSGPAPTLPPKASHMLDKTVLSPPPQLPPLPSPPPDPQSVVSPPEANAEAGEGFQEVLSLNESPVPQRADRFGKKNRKRLDNSRADEANVPAITEGGNKSKKDGRALGDFNSLISSPRLGGRDKKKPKGQKEQLKAKKLSKATTNEFQDSSESEPELFISGDELMNQSQSSKKSWKAKRNLRAGGCDLDEIKSRKAHEKEDRGLGSQGFVYIMANKQPLWNEATQVYQLDFGGRVTQESAKNFQIELEGRQVMQFGRIDGNAYILDFQYPFSAVQAFAVALANVTQRLK; encoded by the exons ATGTTTGCGACGGTGGAACATGGCCCCGTCCTGTGCAGCGACTCCAACATCCTGTGCCTGTCGTGGAAAGGTCGAGTGCCCAGGAGCGAGAAGGAGAAGCCCGTCTGCAGGAAGCGATACTATGAGGAGGGGTGGCTGGCCACGGGGAACGGCAGAGGGGTCGTAGGGGTGACGTTCACCTCCAGCCACTGCCGGAGAGACAGAACCACCCCGCAACGCATCAACTTCAACCTGAGAGGACACAATAGTGAG GTGGTGTTAGTGAGGTGGAATGAACCCTTTCAGAAGCTCGCCACATGTGACACAGATGGTGGGATCTTCGTTTGGATCCAGTACGAGGGCCGCTGGTCTGTAGAGCTGGTCAATGATCGAGGTGCTCAG GTGAGTGACTTCACGTGGTCTCATGATGGGACTCAGGCTCTGATCTCGTACCGTGATGGTTTCGTTTTGGTGGGGTCGGTAAGCGGTCAGCGCCACTGGTCTTCTGAAATCAACCTGGAGAGTCAGATCACCTGTGGCATATGGACCCCCGACGACCAGCAG GTGTTGTTTGGCACAGCAGACGGTCAGGTGATCGTCATGGACTCTCACGGGCGGATGTTGGCTCATATTCTGCTTCATGAGGCAGAAGGTATTGTCAGCATGGCCTGGAATTATCCCAGCTTTCTGATGGAGGACAGCAGTGAGAGCGACACCGACTCGGACGATTATGCACCGCTGCAAG TGCACAGCCTGAAGCCGCTGTTGACTGTCTGCTTCACATCTGGAGACATCAGTCTGATGAGCAACTATGATGACCTGTCCCCGACACTAATACGCACTGGCCTCAAAG ATGTGGTCGTGCAGTGGTGCTCTCAGGGTGACCTGCTGGCTGTTGCTGGGATGGAGAGACTTGGGGTGACCCCTGACCCTGCTGTTGCTCAAGCAACCCAAAATGCCATTGTTAAGTTTTACAATGTCAGTGGTGAACACATTTACTCACTGGAAACACCTGCTCAG AGACCGATAAGTACGCTGTGCTGGGGCCATCGGGATTCTCGTCTTTTCCTCGCTTGCGGCCCAGCTTTGTACGTGGTTCGTGTGGAACACAGGGTGACCAGTCTGCAGCTGCTGTGTCAGCAGGTCATCGCAAGTGCAGTTCATGAGGAGAAGGATGTAGCCAAGCTGAACATGCCCTCGCGCTTAAGCACATACGTGTCCTCTGCCTTCGCTCCAACCATAAAG CCCCCCATCCCAGATCCCAACAACATGCGAGACTTTGTTAGTTACCCGACATCAGGTAATGAACGTCTACACTGCACTATGAAGCGCACTGAGGATAACCCTGAGGTTGGCGGTCCGTGCTACACCTTGTACCTGGAGTATTTGGGGGGGCTTGTCCCTATTCTGAAAGGCCGCAGGATTAGCAAGCTCCGCCCTGAATTTGTCATCATGGACCCAAAGACTGATGGGAAAACGG ATGAAGTTTATGGGAACAGCTTCATTCCTTCCATGATTGACAGCTGCAATTGTTCAGATTCTAGTGACATTGAGCTGAATGATGATTGGGTGGGAAAGAAATCACCAAAGATTTCCAGAGGGAGCAAGTCTCCCAAACTTCCCAG GATAAATATAGATCCCCGTAAGTCCCCCAAGCTCTCCCGCACCACACAGGAAATATCCCGATCACCACGGTTACCCATTCGCAAACCCTCCATCAGCTCTCCAAGTCTGACTCGCCGAGAGTTCCCTCTAGATGACATCACACAG CACAATTATCTTGCGCAAGTTACGTCCAACATATGGGGAACAAAGTTCAAAATAGTAGGACTAACAGCATTTTTGCCAACAAATCTTGGTGCAG TTATCTACAAGACAAGTCTGCTTCACCTCCAGCCTAGACAGATGACCATCTACCTCCCTGAGGTGAGGAAGATCTCTGTGGACTACATAAACCTACCTGTGTTCAGTCCTAACGTCTTCAGTGAGGATGAGGATGATCTGCCTGTCACAGGAGCATCAGGAATCACTGATGATAATCCACCTTGCACTGTCAACATACCAATTGCCCCCATACACAGTCCTGCCCAAGCCATGTCTCCAACCCAAAGCATTGGCCTGGTCCAATCCCTACTAGCCAATCAAAATGTCCATTTGGATGTATTGTCTAATCCAACATCCACGATGGCACCACCTGGGGTGGCTGACCAAGGACAACAGGACACTGTGCTCACTACACAGTACACTGTTCCTGCCAGGTACTCTAGCCCTGGCCAGGTGATCTTTGGAGGTTTGGAAGTTGGACGGCTTTTAGTTCCCCAGCATCCAACGtcccaacaacaacagcagcaacagcaatctcaacaacagcagcagcagcaacagcaatcACAGCATCAGCAACATCAACAACAGCTGCAACAACATCTCCAGCAACAGCTTCAACAATATCAGCTTCAACAGCAACAGATGTTGCAACATCAGCAGATGCAGCAGCAGCAACACATGCAGCACCAGATCCAACAGATGCAGCAACAACAGCAAATGCAACAGCAACTTCAGCATCAAATCCAACAGCAGCATCTACAAATGCAACTGCAGCTACAGCTACAGCAACAGCACCAGCACATGCAGCAGCAGTTGCAACAGCAGCATCAGATGCAAATCCCTGTTCCACCTTTGCCCTCAGGTCAACCATCATGCCCCTTCATTCAGAGCACAATACCAGTTCCTCCTCCTACAGGAGAGAACAGTACAGAACAAGGGGAGCATGAGCTCCTGCTTAAGATCAAGACTAATCGTTCTGCCCCACAATTGGCTGAGGGTGATGCTGTAGTTTTCACTGCTCCCCTTGAGTTAAGCAAAATGAACCCTCCCCCTCCCTACCCTGGCACAGTTGCCGCTGCAGTGGCAGCTGCAGCTGCAGTCCCAGCAGCTTCCTCTGCAAGTTCCACCTCTGGAGCAGCCGGGGGAAGCTTTAGCATACCACCCTCAGGGGAAGTTTGTATAAAGAAAGGGGATCTGACCATGTATCCACCGGGTGTACAGGTGGCTCAGTACCCAACACCGCTGGGCTATGAACGCATCACCACCTTTGACAGTAGTGGTAATGTGGAGGAGGTGTGCCGTCCCCGTACGCGACTTGTTTGCAACCAGAATGTTTACACACTGCAAGGCCCAGGAAGCTCTGCCACCCTCAGGGTCTCAACATCTTCCTCTACTGCAGAGGGGAAGGTGCAGCTGCCCTATGCCTCAGCCACATTGAACCGTCTCACTGTGCCAAGGTACTCTATACCCAGTGGGGACCCACCCCCTTACCCTGACACAGCCAATCAGGCTGCAGCAGGGCGGAGCCCTGGGCAGAGACTCGACAGCAGCCTGATTCATGCTACCATGAGGCGGAACAGTCGAGAAGCTGCGCTGAAGGTTTCTCAGATGCTGGATCCCCAGAGGACACTCCCCTCAAAGGCCAAAGCCAGTACTTTGTCTGCTTCCTACCAGCAGAGAGGGCCAACAGATCTTTATACATGCAGCCAGTGCAGTAGTAACAGTGGTGTTAGTGGTGGGGCCACTAGCAGTGGAAGTAACGGAATAGCTGGTGGTACAATCATTAGGCAAGATTTCCCACCAACTGGGGGTTGTGCACCTCACAGCACAGTTATAGTGCACTCTAACAGTGCCTCGCCTCTGCCTTCCCAATCCTCCTATAATCTGCTCAGTATAGATGGCAGCAGTGGGGTAACTAGTGGAGGTGGAATCAGGGAAAGGGCTGACTATATCAACTCTGCCTTTACAGAGGATGAGGCTCTCAATCAGTCTCTGAGGCAAATGGCTCTTAATACAGAGGTAATGAGTTTGACAGTCAAACGGCCACCGCCGTATCAATGGGATCCATCTGCTTCTGAAGAGATTTGGGTTCCTCAAGAGCGTACAGTGACTCTGTCCACCTCTGGACCTCCTGCATCCCACAAACCTCCCTCACTCATCCTTAGCCCTGCACAACATCTGGAAGTTTCCCATCTTTCATTTGTCTTCTCTCCTAAATCTCCAACAAGTCCTAATGCCACAACATTCCAAACACCAGGAGCTTATCAGATTGCTCTGCCCTACCCACCAAGTGCAGCGTACAGTGGTCCACACCTTCAGCCCGTACAAGCATCTCCACGTCCCTCCTCGCCCAAAGAAGTGGTTGCTCCACTTTCCTTTTCCCAGCAAGACCAGGCAATAGTCTTGCCACCTGGTTTTCCACCCAATTTGCCCAACCTTGCTTGCTGCCCCCTCCCACCAATGTACCCTGGGCTAGCTTCTTGTTCCAGTCTCCCTGTGACTTCGATTCCTCTTCATCCATGGGGAACTTACAATCCCTGTCCACCCATGCCAAGCCCCTCAGGCCCTGCCCCGACCCTTCCACCAAAGGCCTCCCACATGCTAGATAAGACTGTTCTCTCTCCTCCCCCTCAACTACCCCCTCTGCCTTCACCCCCACCAGATCCCCAGAGTGTAGTCAGTCCTCCAGAGGCCAACGCTGAGGCTGGGGAGGGCTTTCAAGAGGTGCTTTCACTGAACGAAAGCCCAGTTCCCCAACGAGCAGACAGGTTTGGCAAGAAGAACCGAAAGCGGTTGGACAACAGTAGAGCAGATGAAGCCAATGTTCCAGCAATCACAGAGGGAGGCAATAAGTCCAAAAAAGACGGCCGTGCCCTTGGCGACTTCAACTCCCTCATCTCCAGTCCAAGATTGGGTGGACGAGACAAGAAGAAACCTAAAGGCCAGAAAGAGCAGCTGAAAGCCAAAAAGCTAAGCAAGGCCACAACGAACGAGTTCCAGGACAGCTCAGAGAGTGAGCCAGAGCTCTTCATCAGTGGAGATGAGCTGATGAACCAGAGCCAGAGCAGTAAAAAGAGCTGGAAGGCAAAAAGGAACTTACGAGCTGGAGGTTGCGATCTAGACGAAATCAAAAGTCGAAAGGCTCATGAGAAAGAGGACCGTGGCCTCGGCAGCCAGGGCTTTGTCTACATTATGGCCAACAAACAGCCTCTTTGGAATGAAGCCACTCAGGTCTACCAGCTGGACTTTGGAGGGAGAGTCACGCAGGAATCAGCAAAGAACTTCCAGATTGAGCTTGAGGGGAGACAG GTGATGCAGTTTGGAAGGATTGATGGGAATGCATACATCCTGGACTTTCAGTACCCCTTCTCAGCTGTGCAAGCTTTTGCTGTAGCACTTGCTAATGTCACCCAGCGCCTCAAGTGA